The nucleotide sequence AAAATTGTTACCTCCATTTTATATTTTACTTATTGAGTTTTTCAGCAAGTTCAATTGAATTGTTGAATAATTCGTTGATTTTATTATCTTTAATTAATCTTGTGATCGTTTTATTTATTTCATTTACTAAATCTTTATTACCTTTTTTTATACCAACAGCAGATCCTTGAATTTTATTGTTTAAACTTGGGTCATTCACTATAAATAATTCAGGATTTCTTTTTTGATATTGAAGAGCAACAGGAGTTTCTATTAATAGTGCATCAACTTTTTTAGATAATAATTCAAGAATTAGCTCAGGTATTCTCAATAATGTTTTGATTTCTGAATTTTTTAAATTATCTTGAGCAAGTCTATCTTGAATACTACCAAGTTGTACACCTACAGTTAAATTCTTTAGATCATCTATAGATTTAATGTTGGGATTTAGCGTAATTATAACATTTTCAGCTGTATAGTATATTTCTGAGAAATCTATACTTTGTTTTCTTTCCTCGGTTGGAGATATTCCAGATAATATAAAGTCTACATTATTTGAATTTAATGCATCTAATAATCCTGAGAAGTCTAGATTTTTAATAACGAGTTCTACTCCTAAATCTTTTGCAATTTCTTTTGCAATTTCTATATCAAATCCTACTATTTGTTCATTTCCATTTTCATCTATAAAAGGGAATTCATATGGAGGGTAATCTGCAGAAGTACCTAGTGTTATTTTTCCACTTTGTTTTATTGATTCTAATTTATTTGTATTTGAGTTACAGGATACAAAAAATAGTGGTAATATGAGAATTGAAAATAAACTAATTAGCATTTTATTTAATTTCATTTTTAATAACTCTCCTTAAATAATTTTAATAATAATGTATAATTATACATTATTTCATATTTTGTATTCAATTAAAATATTTTTATGTAATAAATGCTGTATAAGCTTAAAATATATATGTTAT is from Candidatus Arthromitus sp. SFB-rat-Yit and encodes:
- a CDS encoding transporter substrate-binding domain-containing protein, yielding MKLNKMLISLFSILILPLFFVSCNSNTNKLESIKQSGKITLGTSADYPPYEFPFIDENGNEQIVGFDIEIAKEIAKDLGVELVIKNLDFSGLLDALNSNNVDFILSGISPTEERKQSIDFSEIYYTAENVIITLNPNIKSIDDLKNLTVGVQLGSIQDRLAQDNLKNSEIKTLLRIPELILELLSKKVDALLIETPVALQYQKRNPELFIVNDPSLNNKIQGSAVGIKKGNKDLVNEINKTITRLIKDNKINELFNNSIELAEKLNK